Proteins encoded together in one Lathyrus oleraceus cultivar Zhongwan6 chromosome 5, CAAS_Psat_ZW6_1.0, whole genome shotgun sequence window:
- the LOC127086948 gene encoding uncharacterized protein LOC127086948 — MAKNNKYASINFNHIYDKSITTTTNSSKSPSISSSSSSFSSASYSAVSAPNKHGRILVLTRPTPKPIAQPPTPSPAPPSKPTPILQTPPDRPRSEPGPDSISLRPLGRTGVGSPLLPTPNLNHEKEKDLPSLKPNKFIPPHLRPGFVPRGEPPRPELGRFRENLRPKSGGNERMRRVGVSDSSFQNRPSSSG, encoded by the coding sequence ATGGCAAAAAACAACAAATATGCTTCCATCAACTTCAACCACATCTACGACAAATCCATAACAACCACCACAAACTCATCAAAAAGCCCCTCCatttcttcatcttcatcctcctTCTCCTCCGCTTCCTATTCTGCAGTTTCCGCTCCCAACAAACATGGCCGCATCCTCGTTCTAACACGACCCACACCGAAACCCATCGCACAACCTCCCACCCCTTCTCCCGCACCACCATCCAAACCAACCCCGATCTTACAGACTCCTCCAGATCGACCCCGGTCCGAACCGGGACCAGATTCGATCTCGCTTCGTCCTCTCGGTCGAACCGGTGTCGGGTCGCCTCTTTTACCAACCCCGAATCTGAATCACGAGAAAGAGAAAGATTTGCCTTCTCTGAAGCCCAATAAGTTTATCCCGCCGCATCTTCGACCGGGGTTTGTGCCCAGAGGGGAGCCTCCTAGGCCGGAATTGGGTCGGTTTAGGGAAAACTTGCGACCCAAGTCTGGTGGAAACGAGAGGATGAGGAGGGTTGGTGTCTCAGATTCGAGTTTCCAGAATCGCCCCAGTTCTAGCGgatga